A region from the Lycium barbarum isolate Lr01 chromosome 8, ASM1917538v2, whole genome shotgun sequence genome encodes:
- the LOC132607494 gene encoding nuclear transcription factor Y subunit A-7-like isoform X2 — MGGNLRAANQFELMAPSIAFKSYPYSEVSQYSGGNVTVACPEPMVNQNIERSSVHHNGRMILPAEVEEPMYVNAKQYHGILRRRQLRAKAVLEQKVVKSRKPYLHESRHRHAMRRARDGGGRFLNTKKKIQSTTNGNNDNATPNSKGKGSLNSDSSQSYLVNYGHDIGSSNSAVEGFLYQGIDDNSTENLQLGCCHYQWNLNDNHSNCMQSQARF, encoded by the exons ATGGGTGGAAATTTAAGAGCAGCTAATCAATTTGAACTGATGGCCCCCTCAATT GCATTCAAATCATATCCCTATTCAGAAGTATCACAATATTCTGGTGGCAATGTGACTGTTGCTTGTCCCGAGCCTATG GTAAATCAAAATATAGAAAGATCATCAGTGCATCATAATGGTAGAATGATATTGCCGGCTGAAGTGGAGGAGCCAATGTATGTAAATGCCAAACAGTACCATGGAATTCTAAGACGAAGGCAACTCCGTGCTAAGGCTGTGTTGGAGCAAAAAGTTGTAAAATCAAGAAAG CCTTATCTTCATGAATCTCGGCACCGGCATGCGATGAGAAGAGCTAGAGATGGTGGAGGCAGATTTCTCAACACAAAGAAGAAGATTCAATCTACTACTAATGGCAATAATGATAATGCAACTCCAAACAGTAAAGGCAAAGGTTCATTGAACTCTGATTCTTCTCAAAGTTACTTAGTCAATTATGGACATGATATTGGATCATCAAATAGTGCTGTTGAGGGATTTCTGTACCAAGGAATAGATGATAATAGTACAGAAAATCTTCAACTGGGTTGTTG
- the LOC132607494 gene encoding nuclear transcription factor Y subunit A-7-like isoform X1, with protein MGAGTCGEVERTIFQKSDSDCKREGKHVGAIPPIMGGNLRAANQFELMAPSIAFKSYPYSEVSQYSGGNVTVACPEPMVNQNIERSSVHHNGRMILPAEVEEPMYVNAKQYHGILRRRQLRAKAVLEQKVVKSRKPYLHESRHRHAMRRARDGGGRFLNTKKKIQSTTNGNNDNATPNSKGKGSLNSDSSQSYLVNYGHDIGSSNSAVEGFLYQGIDDNSTENLQLGCCHYQWNLNDNHSNCMQSQARF; from the exons ATGGGAGCTGGTACTTGTGGAGAAGTTGAACGTACAATATTCCAAAAATCAG ATAGTGATTGCAAGAGAGAAGGAAAACATGTAGGAGCTATACCTCCAATCATGGGTGGAAATTTAAGAGCAGCTAATCAATTTGAACTGATGGCCCCCTCAATT GCATTCAAATCATATCCCTATTCAGAAGTATCACAATATTCTGGTGGCAATGTGACTGTTGCTTGTCCCGAGCCTATG GTAAATCAAAATATAGAAAGATCATCAGTGCATCATAATGGTAGAATGATATTGCCGGCTGAAGTGGAGGAGCCAATGTATGTAAATGCCAAACAGTACCATGGAATTCTAAGACGAAGGCAACTCCGTGCTAAGGCTGTGTTGGAGCAAAAAGTTGTAAAATCAAGAAAG CCTTATCTTCATGAATCTCGGCACCGGCATGCGATGAGAAGAGCTAGAGATGGTGGAGGCAGATTTCTCAACACAAAGAAGAAGATTCAATCTACTACTAATGGCAATAATGATAATGCAACTCCAAACAGTAAAGGCAAAGGTTCATTGAACTCTGATTCTTCTCAAAGTTACTTAGTCAATTATGGACATGATATTGGATCATCAAATAGTGCTGTTGAGGGATTTCTGTACCAAGGAATAGATGATAATAGTACAGAAAATCTTCAACTGGGTTGTTG